From Acropora muricata isolate sample 2 chromosome 14, ASM3666990v1, whole genome shotgun sequence, one genomic window encodes:
- the LOC136899144 gene encoding uncharacterized protein, with amino-acid sequence MTNRSLVGHSFKNFTVNKPYDCLLLCFVEKCRCQAYQMMGDHNCELLDEDRFAAPDDFVEEQSYHYYDMSRQYEKTERNNACANQQCSNKCCDDNPCSNGGTCTELCRHAKQKFNCTCAKGFFGKLCEKKSPTSCKQLQLEAKKPKNSTVYTLYDPASKSFFQTFCDFTSENGFVWTLLESFSFANKNDSANQQFYKDYAVNQNSFIWNKFRLSLLIMSSTLSHSTHFRATCNFNTDGLVKTDYLRGKTTELNILLLKGGPCVTLEYINIRGYDGYNCTVWMTQEPHKWHLHTDSHYGGDYCQFKSAKTGSIAGWGEDNFGYYYTVNRLHRCSSGGDSTTQWWFGEQ; translated from the exons ATGACAAACCGCTCATTGGTGGGACACAGCTTCAAAAACTTCACTGTGAACAAACCGTATGACTGTCTTCTCCTCTGCTTCGTTGAGaaatgcagatgtcaagcctaccaaatgaTGGGCGACCACAACTGTGAGTTGCTTGACGAAGACAGGTTTGCGGCCCCCGATGACTTTGTAGAAGAACAAAGTTACCATTACTATGACATGAGCAGACAGTATGAGAAAACG GAAAGAAACAATGCATGTGCAAATCAACAATGCAGTAACAAGTGCTGTGATGACAATCCCTGCTCTAATGGAGGGACATGCACCGAGCTGTGCCGCCAcgccaaacaaaagttcaacTGCACATGCGCCAAGGGATTTTTTGGAAAGTTGTGTGAAAAGAAAAGTCCAACATCTTGCAAGCAGCTACAACTCGAAGCAAAGAAGCCAAAAAATTCTACTGTATACACCTTGTATGATCCCGCAAGCAAGTCTTTCTTCCAAACTTTCTGTGATTTCACTTCTGAAAAtggattcgtttggactctGCTCGAGTCCTTCAGCTTTGCCAACAAAAACGATTCCGCGAACCAGCAATTTTACAAAGATTACGCAGTGAACCAGAACTCTTTCATATGGAACAAGTTTCGCCTGTCATTGCTGATAATGAGTTCAACGCTGAGTCATTCTACGCATTTCCGAGCAACTTGCAACTTCAACACTGATGGACTGGTAAAAACGGATTACTTAAGAGGCAAGACAACCGAACTCAACATTCTGCTGCTCAAAGGTGGACCATGTGTAACATTagaatatatcaatatcagaggCTATGACGGCTACAACTGCACGGTCTGGATGACTCAAGAACCCCATAAATGGCACCTTCACACTGATTCACACTACGGCGGGGATTATTGTCAGTTCAAGAGTGCTAAAACCGGCTCCATTGCGGGCTGGGGCGAAGATAACTTTGGATATTACTACACAGTCAATCGTTTACACAGATGCTCCTCGGGGGGTGATTCTACAACACAGTGGTGGTTTGGCGAACAGTAA